One Setaria viridis chromosome 3, Setaria_viridis_v4.0, whole genome shotgun sequence DNA window includes the following coding sequences:
- the LOC117849878 gene encoding protein PARALOG OF AIPP2 isoform X7: MTSSGDRSPELEEDVNVCDICGDVGVEDKLAICSRCNDGAEHTYCMKVKIEEVPVGEWLCEECQAEVQIEIEKKKLEISQAKAGTISSENDVEAEHVGNKKPNKAFKCNGTSSKSKELDARILETGRATIDNTSTSTSTPKVQDGVSCFGGSEAVNRDKSYRDCEQTSGERSTSFNLRSPDGERHSYEKCNYDVSCNFEVKDTSNVAAMNGQIKIQSEVNCDYVGHVSSNLVILCDVCGDVGKKKHLAVCSRCTDGAEHIYCMQVMVKEVPQWWLCETCQSEVQAEKKNNKLENSQVKIDASEGEPIEVKVNKPANGANTQSSSKDEVDAKYVGSGESKRRNHASLVGQNSPEPGGLTIEADSRKRVLLSRGCSFKFGTEKGNHSTSQVPLSLAPNAPKNRSQPHHGFAAGSLSMSVSFNSCKIPKVKQLLSEVPLKPKHSKEPSSSITKQVGPMSTLTTSSSFKRSNFCDIAHKAKTLIKPNSETRVLNPPTRQTMNTNRGTSIGCPSVSASMAALVPSPAESAFQHLTKGNNMVESSYVSIPYGQSSKTLGHKEVKKPLSAKAPGSITLSSETSVGILGSDAVQIPYPSHLDYKLNNPCLGLNAKHYDTVCAIIGRSVDSPTMPSDLANKALTFSSQHFPPGYEQLALTAPELNYIWQGGFELWRTGGSPELCDGFQAHLSCSASPKLLELAKKFPSKIQLEELPRDNVWPLQFQENCPTFDSIGLFFFARDIQSYENHYSKLVENIIKCDLALRGNIDTAELLIFASSTLSKNCQRWNMLIFLWGVLRVGTNNPLSLPLDTTGGWPQTWMKMGLPDSSTTPYETTQTCWLQRTTVPQGSEAV, translated from the exons ATGACCTCTTCTGGCGATAGGAGTCCCGAATTAGAAGAAGAT GTGAATGTATGCGACATATGCGGTGATGTTGGTGTGGAGGACAAGCTCGCTATTTGCAGTAGATGCAATGATGGTGCTGAACATAC TTATTGTATGAAAGTAAAGATAGAAGAAGTTCCAGTGGGTGAATGGTTGTGTGAAGAGTGCCAAGCTGAGGTACAAATTGAAATTGAaaagaagaaactagaaatatcTCAAGCAAAGGCTGGAACAATTTCTTCAGAGAATGATGTGGAGGCTGAACATGTTGGCAATAAAAAGCCAAATAAAGCATTCAAGTGCAATGGTACATCTAGCAAAAGCAAAGAACTAGATGCAAGAATTCTCG AAACTGGTCGTGCTACTATTGATAATACATCTACATCTACATCTACACCAAAAGTACAAGATGGTGTCTCGTGCTTTGGTGGCAGTGAGGCTGTTAATAGAGATAAATCATATCGCGATTGTGAACAAACATCCGGTGAGAGAAGCACCTCCTTTAATTTGAGGTCACCGGACGGAGAGAGGCACAGTTACGAAAAATGCAACTATGATGTTTCATGTAATTTTGAGGTCAAAGACACATCTAATGTGGCTGCAATGAATGGACAGATAAAGATACAGAGTGAGGTAAATTGTGATTATGTTGGGCATGTGAGTTCAAACCTG GTGATACTATGTGACGTATGTGGAGATGTTGGCAAAAAGAAGCATCTTGCTGTTTGCAGTAGATGCACTGATGGTGCTGAGCATAT TTACTGTATGCAGGTGATGGTTAAAGAGGTTCCACAATGGTGGCTGTGCGAAACATGCCAAAGCGAGGTACAGGCtgagaagaaaaataataaacTAGAAAACTCTCAAGTCAAGATTGATGCCTCTGAAGGAGAGCCGATTGAAGTGAAAGTGAACAAACCCGCCAATGGTGCAAACACACAAAGTTCTTCCAAAGATGAAGTGGACGCTAAATATGTTGGCAGTGGAGAGTCAAAAAGACGAAATCATGCTTCATTGGTTGGACAAAATTCTCCTGAACCTGGTGGTTTAACTATAGAAGCTGATTCCAGAAAAAGAGTTCTACTATCACGTGGATGTTCATTCAAGTTTGGTACGGAGAAAGGAAATCATTCCACTAGCCAAGTGCCACTGTCATTGGCACCTAATGCTCCTAAGAACAGGAGTCAACCTCATCATG GATTTGCTGCAGGTTCTCTATCCATGTCTGTTTCATTCAACAGCTGCAAGATTCCCAAGGTGAAGCAGCTTTTGAGTGAAGTTCCTCTGAAGCCCAAACATTCGAAGGAACCTTCATCCTCTATCACAAAACAAGTGGGCCCAATGAGCACACTTACCACGTCATCATCGTTCAAAAGGTCAAACTTTTGTGACATAGCACATAAGGCAAAGACTCTCATCAAGCCAAACTCTGAGACAAGAGTGCTGAATCCACCGACAAGACAGACCATGAACACTAACAGAGGCACTTCTATTGGGTGCCCCTCTGTTAGTGCGTCAATGGCTGCTCTTGTTCCTTCACCAGCAGAATCTGCATTTCAACATCTGACTAAAGGAAATAATATGGTGGAGTCGAGTTATGTAAGCATTCCTTATGGACAGAGCAGCAAAACTCTTG GGCACAAAGAGGTAAAGAAACCACTTTCAGCAAAAGCACCTGGAAGCATAACATTAAGTAGTGAGACATCAGTTGGTATTCTGGGTTCTGATGCAGTACAGATCCCATATCCTTCACATCTGGATTATAAATTAAATAACCCATGTCTGGGGCTAAATGCCAAACATTATGATACTGTATGTGCTATTATAGGAAGATCTGTGGACAGTCCTACCATGCCAAGTGATCTGGCGAACAAGGCACTTACCTTTTCCAGCCAACACTTTCCACCTGGCTATGAACAATTAGCTTTGACTGCTCCAGAGCTGAATTACATTTGGCA AGGTGGTTTTGAGCTGtggaggactggaggatcaCCTGAGCTTTGTGATGGTTTTCAAGCCCACCTATCATGTTCTGCATCACCAAAACTGCTTGAGCTAGCAAAGAAATTCCCTTCTAAAATCCAGCTTGAGGAACTTCCTCGTGATAATGTATGGCCCCTACAATTTCAGGAAAATTGTCCCACATTTGACAGTATTGGTCTTTTCTTCTTTGCTAGAGATATTCAGAG CTATGAAAATCATTACAGCAAGCTAGTGGAAAATATAATAAAGTGTGATTTAGCACTCAGAGGAAATATTGATACTGCTGAATTGCTCATATTTGCTTCCAGTACCCTATCAAAGAACTGCCAAA GATGGAACATGCTCATTTTTCTGTGGGGTGTGCTGAGAGTTGGGACCAATAATCCTTTGAGTCTTCCACTTGACACAACC GGAGGGTGGCCCCAAACATGGATGAAAATGGGACTACCGGATTCCAGCACTACTCCCTATGAAACTACCCAAACCTGTTGGCTACAAAGGACCACGGTACCACAGGGGTCTGAGGCGGTCTAA
- the LOC117849878 gene encoding protein PARALOG OF AIPP2 isoform X4 encodes MTSSGDRSPELEEDVNVCDICGDVGVEDKLAICSRCNDGAEHTYCMKVKIEEVPVGEWLCEECQAEVQIEIEKKKLEISQAKAGTISSENDVEAEHVGNKKPNKAFKCNGTSSKSKELDARILETGRATIDNTSTSTSTPKVQDGVSCFGGSEAVNRDKSYRDCEQTSGERSTSFNLRSPDGERHSYEKCNYDVSCNFEVKDTSNVAAMNGQIKIQSEVNCDYVGHVSSNLVILCDVCGDVGKKKHLAVCSRCTDGAEHIYCMQVMVKEVPQWWLCETCQSEVQAEKKNNKLENSQVKIDASEGEPIEVKVNKPANGANTQSSSKDEVDAKYVGSGESKRRNHASLVGQNSPEPGGLTIEADSRKRVLLSRGCSFKFGTEKGNHSTSQVPLSLAPNAPKNRSQPHHGFAAGSLSMSVSFNSCKIPKVKQLLSEVPLKPKHSKEPSSSITKQVGPMSTLTTSSSFKRSNFCDIAHKAKTLIKPNSETRVLNPPTRQTMNTNRGTSIGCPSVSASMAALVPSPAESAFQHLTKGNNMVESSYVSIPYGQSSKTLGHKEVKKPLSAKAPGSITLSSETSVGILGSDAVQIPYPSHLDYKLNNPCLGLNAKHYDTVCAIIGRSVDSPTMPSDLANKALTFSSQHFPPGYEQLALTAPELNYIWQGGFELWRTGGSPELCDGFQAHLSCSASPKLLELAKKFPSKIQLEELPRDNVWPLQFQENCPTFDSIGLFFFARDIQSYENHYSKLVENIIKCDLALRGNIDTAELLIFASSTLSKNCQRWNMLIFLWGVLRVGTNNPLSLPLDTTFCLCRNFLFQHTKISCWDLLILMVLKLLLMCLPHQFIAPTPQSMKLVKS; translated from the exons ATGACCTCTTCTGGCGATAGGAGTCCCGAATTAGAAGAAGAT GTGAATGTATGCGACATATGCGGTGATGTTGGTGTGGAGGACAAGCTCGCTATTTGCAGTAGATGCAATGATGGTGCTGAACATAC TTATTGTATGAAAGTAAAGATAGAAGAAGTTCCAGTGGGTGAATGGTTGTGTGAAGAGTGCCAAGCTGAGGTACAAATTGAAATTGAaaagaagaaactagaaatatcTCAAGCAAAGGCTGGAACAATTTCTTCAGAGAATGATGTGGAGGCTGAACATGTTGGCAATAAAAAGCCAAATAAAGCATTCAAGTGCAATGGTACATCTAGCAAAAGCAAAGAACTAGATGCAAGAATTCTCG AAACTGGTCGTGCTACTATTGATAATACATCTACATCTACATCTACACCAAAAGTACAAGATGGTGTCTCGTGCTTTGGTGGCAGTGAGGCTGTTAATAGAGATAAATCATATCGCGATTGTGAACAAACATCCGGTGAGAGAAGCACCTCCTTTAATTTGAGGTCACCGGACGGAGAGAGGCACAGTTACGAAAAATGCAACTATGATGTTTCATGTAATTTTGAGGTCAAAGACACATCTAATGTGGCTGCAATGAATGGACAGATAAAGATACAGAGTGAGGTAAATTGTGATTATGTTGGGCATGTGAGTTCAAACCTG GTGATACTATGTGACGTATGTGGAGATGTTGGCAAAAAGAAGCATCTTGCTGTTTGCAGTAGATGCACTGATGGTGCTGAGCATAT TTACTGTATGCAGGTGATGGTTAAAGAGGTTCCACAATGGTGGCTGTGCGAAACATGCCAAAGCGAGGTACAGGCtgagaagaaaaataataaacTAGAAAACTCTCAAGTCAAGATTGATGCCTCTGAAGGAGAGCCGATTGAAGTGAAAGTGAACAAACCCGCCAATGGTGCAAACACACAAAGTTCTTCCAAAGATGAAGTGGACGCTAAATATGTTGGCAGTGGAGAGTCAAAAAGACGAAATCATGCTTCATTGGTTGGACAAAATTCTCCTGAACCTGGTGGTTTAACTATAGAAGCTGATTCCAGAAAAAGAGTTCTACTATCACGTGGATGTTCATTCAAGTTTGGTACGGAGAAAGGAAATCATTCCACTAGCCAAGTGCCACTGTCATTGGCACCTAATGCTCCTAAGAACAGGAGTCAACCTCATCATG GATTTGCTGCAGGTTCTCTATCCATGTCTGTTTCATTCAACAGCTGCAAGATTCCCAAGGTGAAGCAGCTTTTGAGTGAAGTTCCTCTGAAGCCCAAACATTCGAAGGAACCTTCATCCTCTATCACAAAACAAGTGGGCCCAATGAGCACACTTACCACGTCATCATCGTTCAAAAGGTCAAACTTTTGTGACATAGCACATAAGGCAAAGACTCTCATCAAGCCAAACTCTGAGACAAGAGTGCTGAATCCACCGACAAGACAGACCATGAACACTAACAGAGGCACTTCTATTGGGTGCCCCTCTGTTAGTGCGTCAATGGCTGCTCTTGTTCCTTCACCAGCAGAATCTGCATTTCAACATCTGACTAAAGGAAATAATATGGTGGAGTCGAGTTATGTAAGCATTCCTTATGGACAGAGCAGCAAAACTCTTG GGCACAAAGAGGTAAAGAAACCACTTTCAGCAAAAGCACCTGGAAGCATAACATTAAGTAGTGAGACATCAGTTGGTATTCTGGGTTCTGATGCAGTACAGATCCCATATCCTTCACATCTGGATTATAAATTAAATAACCCATGTCTGGGGCTAAATGCCAAACATTATGATACTGTATGTGCTATTATAGGAAGATCTGTGGACAGTCCTACCATGCCAAGTGATCTGGCGAACAAGGCACTTACCTTTTCCAGCCAACACTTTCCACCTGGCTATGAACAATTAGCTTTGACTGCTCCAGAGCTGAATTACATTTGGCA AGGTGGTTTTGAGCTGtggaggactggaggatcaCCTGAGCTTTGTGATGGTTTTCAAGCCCACCTATCATGTTCTGCATCACCAAAACTGCTTGAGCTAGCAAAGAAATTCCCTTCTAAAATCCAGCTTGAGGAACTTCCTCGTGATAATGTATGGCCCCTACAATTTCAGGAAAATTGTCCCACATTTGACAGTATTGGTCTTTTCTTCTTTGCTAGAGATATTCAGAG CTATGAAAATCATTACAGCAAGCTAGTGGAAAATATAATAAAGTGTGATTTAGCACTCAGAGGAAATATTGATACTGCTGAATTGCTCATATTTGCTTCCAGTACCCTATCAAAGAACTGCCAAA GATGGAACATGCTCATTTTTCTGTGGGGTGTGCTGAGAGTTGGGACCAATAATCCTTTGAGTCTTCCACTTGACACAACC TTTTGTTTATGCAGAAACTTTCTATTTCAGCACACCAAGATAAGCTGTTGGGATCTTCTGATTTTAATGGTGTTGAAGTTACTCTTGATGTGCTTGCCACACCAGTTCATTGCTCCGACTCCACAATCCATGAAG CTAGTTAAATCTTAA
- the LOC117849878 gene encoding protein PARALOG OF AIPP2 isoform X5, with product MTSSGDRSPELEEDVNVCDICGDVGVEDKLAICSRCNDGAEHTYCMKVKIEEVPVGEWLCEECQAEVQIEIEKKKLEISQAKAGTISSENDVEAEHVGNKKPNKAFKCNGTSSKSKELDARILETGRATIDNTSTSTSTPKVQDGVSCFGGSEAVNRDKSYRDCEQTSGERSTSFNLRSPDGERHSYEKCNYDVSCNFEVKDTSNVAAMNGQIKIQSEVNCDYVGHVSSNLVILCDVCGDVGKKKHLAVCSRCTDGAEHIYCMQVMVKEVPQWWLCETCQSEVQAEKKNNKLENSQVKIDASEGEPIEVKVNKPANGANTQSSSKDEVDAKYVGSGESKRRNHASLVGQNSPEPGGLTIEADSRKRVLLSRGCSFKFGTEKGNHSTSQVPLSLAPNAPKNRSQPHHGFAAGSLSMSVSFNSCKIPKVKQLLSEVPLKPKHSKEPSSSITKQVGPMSTLTTSSSFKRSNFCDIAHKAKTLIKPNSETRVLNPPTRQTMNTNRGTSIGCPSVSASMAALVPSPAESAFQHLTKGNNMVESSYVSIPYGQSSKTLGHKEVKKPLSAKAPGSITLSSETSVGILGSDAVQIPYPSHLDYKLNNPCLGLNAKHYDTVCAIIGRSVDSPTMPSDLANKALTFSSQHFPPGYEQLALTAPELNYIWQGGFELWRTGGSPELCDGFQAHLSCSASPKLLELAKKFPSKIQLEELPRDNVWPLQFQENCPTFDSIGLFFFARDIQSYENHYSKLVENIIKCDLALRGNIDTAELLIFASSTLSKNCQRWNMLIFLWGVLRVGTNNPLSLPLDTTFCLCRNFLFQHTKISCWDLLILMVLKLLLMCLPHQFIAPTPQSMKSTT from the exons ATGACCTCTTCTGGCGATAGGAGTCCCGAATTAGAAGAAGAT GTGAATGTATGCGACATATGCGGTGATGTTGGTGTGGAGGACAAGCTCGCTATTTGCAGTAGATGCAATGATGGTGCTGAACATAC TTATTGTATGAAAGTAAAGATAGAAGAAGTTCCAGTGGGTGAATGGTTGTGTGAAGAGTGCCAAGCTGAGGTACAAATTGAAATTGAaaagaagaaactagaaatatcTCAAGCAAAGGCTGGAACAATTTCTTCAGAGAATGATGTGGAGGCTGAACATGTTGGCAATAAAAAGCCAAATAAAGCATTCAAGTGCAATGGTACATCTAGCAAAAGCAAAGAACTAGATGCAAGAATTCTCG AAACTGGTCGTGCTACTATTGATAATACATCTACATCTACATCTACACCAAAAGTACAAGATGGTGTCTCGTGCTTTGGTGGCAGTGAGGCTGTTAATAGAGATAAATCATATCGCGATTGTGAACAAACATCCGGTGAGAGAAGCACCTCCTTTAATTTGAGGTCACCGGACGGAGAGAGGCACAGTTACGAAAAATGCAACTATGATGTTTCATGTAATTTTGAGGTCAAAGACACATCTAATGTGGCTGCAATGAATGGACAGATAAAGATACAGAGTGAGGTAAATTGTGATTATGTTGGGCATGTGAGTTCAAACCTG GTGATACTATGTGACGTATGTGGAGATGTTGGCAAAAAGAAGCATCTTGCTGTTTGCAGTAGATGCACTGATGGTGCTGAGCATAT TTACTGTATGCAGGTGATGGTTAAAGAGGTTCCACAATGGTGGCTGTGCGAAACATGCCAAAGCGAGGTACAGGCtgagaagaaaaataataaacTAGAAAACTCTCAAGTCAAGATTGATGCCTCTGAAGGAGAGCCGATTGAAGTGAAAGTGAACAAACCCGCCAATGGTGCAAACACACAAAGTTCTTCCAAAGATGAAGTGGACGCTAAATATGTTGGCAGTGGAGAGTCAAAAAGACGAAATCATGCTTCATTGGTTGGACAAAATTCTCCTGAACCTGGTGGTTTAACTATAGAAGCTGATTCCAGAAAAAGAGTTCTACTATCACGTGGATGTTCATTCAAGTTTGGTACGGAGAAAGGAAATCATTCCACTAGCCAAGTGCCACTGTCATTGGCACCTAATGCTCCTAAGAACAGGAGTCAACCTCATCATG GATTTGCTGCAGGTTCTCTATCCATGTCTGTTTCATTCAACAGCTGCAAGATTCCCAAGGTGAAGCAGCTTTTGAGTGAAGTTCCTCTGAAGCCCAAACATTCGAAGGAACCTTCATCCTCTATCACAAAACAAGTGGGCCCAATGAGCACACTTACCACGTCATCATCGTTCAAAAGGTCAAACTTTTGTGACATAGCACATAAGGCAAAGACTCTCATCAAGCCAAACTCTGAGACAAGAGTGCTGAATCCACCGACAAGACAGACCATGAACACTAACAGAGGCACTTCTATTGGGTGCCCCTCTGTTAGTGCGTCAATGGCTGCTCTTGTTCCTTCACCAGCAGAATCTGCATTTCAACATCTGACTAAAGGAAATAATATGGTGGAGTCGAGTTATGTAAGCATTCCTTATGGACAGAGCAGCAAAACTCTTG GGCACAAAGAGGTAAAGAAACCACTTTCAGCAAAAGCACCTGGAAGCATAACATTAAGTAGTGAGACATCAGTTGGTATTCTGGGTTCTGATGCAGTACAGATCCCATATCCTTCACATCTGGATTATAAATTAAATAACCCATGTCTGGGGCTAAATGCCAAACATTATGATACTGTATGTGCTATTATAGGAAGATCTGTGGACAGTCCTACCATGCCAAGTGATCTGGCGAACAAGGCACTTACCTTTTCCAGCCAACACTTTCCACCTGGCTATGAACAATTAGCTTTGACTGCTCCAGAGCTGAATTACATTTGGCA AGGTGGTTTTGAGCTGtggaggactggaggatcaCCTGAGCTTTGTGATGGTTTTCAAGCCCACCTATCATGTTCTGCATCACCAAAACTGCTTGAGCTAGCAAAGAAATTCCCTTCTAAAATCCAGCTTGAGGAACTTCCTCGTGATAATGTATGGCCCCTACAATTTCAGGAAAATTGTCCCACATTTGACAGTATTGGTCTTTTCTTCTTTGCTAGAGATATTCAGAG CTATGAAAATCATTACAGCAAGCTAGTGGAAAATATAATAAAGTGTGATTTAGCACTCAGAGGAAATATTGATACTGCTGAATTGCTCATATTTGCTTCCAGTACCCTATCAAAGAACTGCCAAA GATGGAACATGCTCATTTTTCTGTGGGGTGTGCTGAGAGTTGGGACCAATAATCCTTTGAGTCTTCCACTTGACACAACC TTTTGTTTATGCAGAAACTTTCTATTTCAGCACACCAAGATAAGCTGTTGGGATCTTCTGATTTTAATGGTGTTGAAGTTACTCTTGATGTGCTTGCCACACCAGTTCATTGCTCCGACTCCACAATCCATGAAG AGCACCACATGA
- the LOC117849878 gene encoding uncharacterized protein isoform X8, whose product MTSSGDRSPELEEDVNVCDICGDVGVEDKLAICSRCNDGAEHTYCMKVKIEEVPVGEWLCEECQAEVQIEIEKKKLEISQAKAGTISSENDVEAEHVGNKKPNKAFKCNGTSSKSKELDARILETGRATIDNTSTSTSTPKVQDGVSCFGGSEAVNRDKSYRDCEQTSGERSTSFNLRSPDGERHSYEKCNYDVSCNFEVKDTSNVAAMNGQIKIQSEVNCDYVGHVSSNLVILCDVCGDVGKKKHLAVCSRCTDGAEHIYCMQVMVKEVPQWWLCETCQSEVQAEKKNNKLENSQVKIDASEGEPIEVKVNKPANGANTQSSSKDEVDAKYVGSGESKRRNHASLVGQNSPEPGGLTIEADSRKRVLLSRGCSFKFGTEKGNHSTSQVPLSLAPNAPKNRSQPHHGFAAGSLSMSVSFNSCKIPKVKQLLSEVPLKPKHSKEPSSSITKQVGPMSTLTTSSSFKRSNFCDIAHKAKTLIKPNSETRVLNPPTRQTMNTNRGTSIGCPSVSASMAALVPSPAESAFQHLTKGNNMVESSYVSIPYGQSSKTLGHKEVKKPLSAKAPGSITLSSETSVGILGSDAVQIPYPSHLDYKLNNPCLGLNAKHYDTVCAIIGRSVDSPTMPSDLANKALTFSSQHFPPGYEQLALTAPELNYIWHTIANMTRVLLLAEEESQLWAMAHASSQPHPVVSRLFTEVVLSCGGLEDHLSFVMVFKPTYHVLHHQNCLS is encoded by the exons ATGACCTCTTCTGGCGATAGGAGTCCCGAATTAGAAGAAGAT GTGAATGTATGCGACATATGCGGTGATGTTGGTGTGGAGGACAAGCTCGCTATTTGCAGTAGATGCAATGATGGTGCTGAACATAC TTATTGTATGAAAGTAAAGATAGAAGAAGTTCCAGTGGGTGAATGGTTGTGTGAAGAGTGCCAAGCTGAGGTACAAATTGAAATTGAaaagaagaaactagaaatatcTCAAGCAAAGGCTGGAACAATTTCTTCAGAGAATGATGTGGAGGCTGAACATGTTGGCAATAAAAAGCCAAATAAAGCATTCAAGTGCAATGGTACATCTAGCAAAAGCAAAGAACTAGATGCAAGAATTCTCG AAACTGGTCGTGCTACTATTGATAATACATCTACATCTACATCTACACCAAAAGTACAAGATGGTGTCTCGTGCTTTGGTGGCAGTGAGGCTGTTAATAGAGATAAATCATATCGCGATTGTGAACAAACATCCGGTGAGAGAAGCACCTCCTTTAATTTGAGGTCACCGGACGGAGAGAGGCACAGTTACGAAAAATGCAACTATGATGTTTCATGTAATTTTGAGGTCAAAGACACATCTAATGTGGCTGCAATGAATGGACAGATAAAGATACAGAGTGAGGTAAATTGTGATTATGTTGGGCATGTGAGTTCAAACCTG GTGATACTATGTGACGTATGTGGAGATGTTGGCAAAAAGAAGCATCTTGCTGTTTGCAGTAGATGCACTGATGGTGCTGAGCATAT TTACTGTATGCAGGTGATGGTTAAAGAGGTTCCACAATGGTGGCTGTGCGAAACATGCCAAAGCGAGGTACAGGCtgagaagaaaaataataaacTAGAAAACTCTCAAGTCAAGATTGATGCCTCTGAAGGAGAGCCGATTGAAGTGAAAGTGAACAAACCCGCCAATGGTGCAAACACACAAAGTTCTTCCAAAGATGAAGTGGACGCTAAATATGTTGGCAGTGGAGAGTCAAAAAGACGAAATCATGCTTCATTGGTTGGACAAAATTCTCCTGAACCTGGTGGTTTAACTATAGAAGCTGATTCCAGAAAAAGAGTTCTACTATCACGTGGATGTTCATTCAAGTTTGGTACGGAGAAAGGAAATCATTCCACTAGCCAAGTGCCACTGTCATTGGCACCTAATGCTCCTAAGAACAGGAGTCAACCTCATCATG GATTTGCTGCAGGTTCTCTATCCATGTCTGTTTCATTCAACAGCTGCAAGATTCCCAAGGTGAAGCAGCTTTTGAGTGAAGTTCCTCTGAAGCCCAAACATTCGAAGGAACCTTCATCCTCTATCACAAAACAAGTGGGCCCAATGAGCACACTTACCACGTCATCATCGTTCAAAAGGTCAAACTTTTGTGACATAGCACATAAGGCAAAGACTCTCATCAAGCCAAACTCTGAGACAAGAGTGCTGAATCCACCGACAAGACAGACCATGAACACTAACAGAGGCACTTCTATTGGGTGCCCCTCTGTTAGTGCGTCAATGGCTGCTCTTGTTCCTTCACCAGCAGAATCTGCATTTCAACATCTGACTAAAGGAAATAATATGGTGGAGTCGAGTTATGTAAGCATTCCTTATGGACAGAGCAGCAAAACTCTTG GGCACAAAGAGGTAAAGAAACCACTTTCAGCAAAAGCACCTGGAAGCATAACATTAAGTAGTGAGACATCAGTTGGTATTCTGGGTTCTGATGCAGTACAGATCCCATATCCTTCACATCTGGATTATAAATTAAATAACCCATGTCTGGGGCTAAATGCCAAACATTATGATACTGTATGTGCTATTATAGGAAGATCTGTGGACAGTCCTACCATGCCAAGTGATCTGGCGAACAAGGCACTTACCTTTTCCAGCCAACACTTTCCACCTGGCTATGAACAATTAGCTTTGACTGCTCCAGAGCTGAATTACATTTGGCA CACCATTGCAAACATGACACGCGTCTTACTGCTTGCCGAAGAGGAGTCCCAGCTTTGGGCCATGGCCCATGCCTCTTCACAGCCCCATCCCGTAGTGTCTCGGTTGTTTACAG AGGTGGTTTTGAGCTGtggaggactggaggatcaCCTGAGCTTTGTGATGGTTTTCAAGCCCACCTATCATGTTCTGCATCACCAAAACTGCTTGAGCTAG